One Mytilus trossulus isolate FHL-02 chromosome 5, PNRI_Mtr1.1.1.hap1, whole genome shotgun sequence DNA segment encodes these proteins:
- the LOC134718503 gene encoding interferon alpha-inducible protein 27-like protein 1: MDSQKSFILICSLLLISSPVVGGGPITWASCMAVIGVGGLVLGAAILPLLGFTSTGIAAGSWAAWMMSLYGGSVPAGSLFAILQSTGAAGVSWSSFGGISGFCAALTAPFP; the protein is encoded by the exons ATGGATTCACAGAAGTCATTTATATTAATCTGTTCCTTGCTGTTAATATCCTCACCAGTGGTTGGAG GAGGACCGATAACCTGGGCATCTTGCATGGCTGTAATTGGTGTTGGAGGTTTGGTGCTAGGAGCTGCAATCCTACCGCTGCTGGGATTCACTTCAACTGGAATTGCAGCCGGGTCATGGGCAGCCTGGATGATGTCTTTATACGGAGGTTCTGTCCCAGCAGGAAGTTTGTTCGCCATCTTGCAATCGACTGGGGCCGCTGGTGTTTCATGGAGTTCCTTTGGTGGAATATCCGGATTTTGTGCAGCTTTGACCGCTCCATTCCCATAA